One Mobula birostris isolate sMobBir1 chromosome 4, sMobBir1.hap1, whole genome shotgun sequence DNA window includes the following coding sequences:
- the LOC140196462 gene encoding alpha-1,4-N-acetylglucosaminyltransferase-like, translating to MLSLHKGCLVVLALVICSTLYMYYKYYQSANSNNLKLPQVTKEPDAMIPNKTFKAGIMFLESTDNLKPMPLAMCSVESAARLNPDKPIYYFMKGFSGNLSQYPETEYRGIHLLSSMKNVIILPLNPIELFEDTPLESWYQKANPEEEKYWAHVLADGCRLALLWKYGGIYLDTDVISLTPLLFTNFTCLESTGYYNNAALGFHQKHHGFIWNCLEDFVASYDGGIWGQQGPRLITRVLNKWCNTVDLAAFAGNTCNGISLLTRNRFYPIPYSSWERFYVAWEKEDIEHTFSATYGVHVWNFMNSGEKRKLVAGTGSLIEYFFQMHCPTANRNLIH from the exons ATGCTTTCCTTGCATAAGGGCTGTCTGGTCGTCCTCGCGTTGGTGATTTGTAGTACTCTGTACATGTACTACAAATACTATCAGTCTGCTAACAGCAACAACTTGAAACTACCTCAGGTAACAAAGGAACCTGATGCCATGATTCCCAACAAAACGTTCAAAGCTGGCATTATGTTTTTGGAATCAACTGACAATTTAAAGCCAATGCCGTTGGCGATGTGTTCAGTGGAATCTGCTGCTCGTCTGAACCCAGACAAACCAATCTATTACTTCATGAAGGGGTTCAGTGGCAACTTGAGCCAGTATCCGGAGACTGAGTATAGAGGCATCCATTTACTCTCTTCGATGAAGAATGTCATCATTCTACCCTTGAATCCCATTGAGCTATTTGAAGACACCCCATTGGAAAGCTGGTATCAAAAG GCCAATCCAGAAGAAGAGAAGTATTGGGCCCATGTGCTTGCTGATGGCTGCAGATTAGCACTGCTCTGGAAATACGGGGGCATCTACCTGGATACAGACGTAATATCATTAACGCCTTTACTGTTTACTAACTTCACATGCTTAGAGAGCACAGGATATTACAATAATGCGGCACTGGGTTTCCATCAGAAGCACCATGGTTTTATATGGAATTGCTTGGAAGATTTTGTGGCCAGTTACGATGGAGGTATTTGGGGTCAGCAAGGTCCACGACTGATAACTCGGGTGCTGAACAAATGGTGCAACACTGTTGACCTAGCTGCCTTCGCTGGCAATACATGCAATGGCATCTCTTTATTGACCAGGAATCGTTTCTACCCAATACCATATTCAAGCTGGGAGAGATTCTATGTTGCCTGGGAAAAGGAGGATATAGAGCATACTTTCTCAGCTACATATGGAGTACATGTTTGGAACTTTATGAATTCTGGCGAGAAAAGAAAACTGGTTGCTGGAACTGGGTCATTAATAGAATACTTTTTTCAGATGCATTGTCCAACTGCAAACAGAAACTTAATTCATTAA